One part of the Papaver somniferum cultivar HN1 unplaced genomic scaffold, ASM357369v1 unplaced-scaffold_43, whole genome shotgun sequence genome encodes these proteins:
- the LOC113342557 gene encoding major latex protein 15-like, whose protein sequence is MAHHGVSGLVGKLVTELEVHCNADAYYKIFKHQEDVPKAMPHLYTGGKVISGDATRSGCIKEWNYILEGKALIAVEETTHDDETRTLTHRITGGDLTKDYKKFVKIVEVNPKPNGHGSIVTVSLVYEKMNEGSPTPFNYLQFVHQTIVGLNSHICAS, encoded by the exons ATGGCGCATCATGGTGTTTCAGGTCTAGTTGGGAAACTTGTAACTGAATTGGAGGTCCATTGCAATGCTGACGCATACTATAAAATCTTTAAGCACCAAGAAGATGTACCAAAGGCAATGCCTCATCTTTACACTGGCGGAAAAGTTATCAGTGGAGATGCAACCCGTTCTGGTTGTATCAAGGAATGGAACTACATTCTTG AGGGTAAGGCGCTGATCGCAGTGGAGGAAACAACACATGACGATGAAACAAGGACCTTAACACACCGCATAACTGGAGGAGATTTGACAAAGGATTACAAAAAGTTCGTTAAGATcgttgaagttaatccaaagcCTAATGGACATGGAAGCATTGTGACTGTATCCCTTGTGTATGAGAAAATGAACGAGGGTTCTCCAACTCCTTTTAATTATCTACAATTTGTCCATCAGACCATTGTAGGCTTGAATTCTCACATCTGCGCTTCTTAG